TTGAATCGTCTTCTTTCTCGGTTTCTGACGCCTCATCTTCCTGGGCGTCCTCTTGGTTATTCAAAGCAGCATCCAGCAATTGATCCATTTTTCCTTCCAGGTTATCCAGTCGTGTTCTCAGCTCGTCATGCTCTTCTTTTAAATCATCGTATTCGGTGTCTTCCACCACCAATTCTTCGTCTTCATTCTCTGCATTTCCATTTTCACTGCTAAATAAATTTGATGCTGACGTTTTGACTTTTTGAAATGCCTGACTCGACTTGTCTTTACTGCTCTCTTTGAATGAAGACATGGTTTCTTTTGCTTTGTCACTCAGCTGACTGCCTTTTTCTTTCACAGCTTCCTTCGTTGCTGCTTCGGCGATCTTTTTGCGGTTTTCCGATGAAGACAGGTATCCCGCCGCGACACCGACAGCACCACCAACGACTGCACGTTTAAAAGCACTGCTGTTTGTCCGTTCTTTCGATTCATCAGACATGGCTAAAACCTCCTGTTAGTTGTCCTCTGATAGATTTAAACGATTATTGGTAACTTCTTGCTTTTCTTCTAGTGCTTGAAGACGTTCACGGAGCTCTTTGTTTTCATTTTCAAGAGAATTGTACGCGTTTTGATTGGCTTGGGAGCTTAAATAAGGATCATTCTCCCACCAATCCATACCGATTTCTTTCGCTTTATCGACTGAGGCGACAATTAAGCGGATTTTAATCGTAATCAGTTCCACATCAGCAATCCCGACACGGATATCACCAGCGATGACAACGCCTTTATCCAGCACCTTCTCCAGGACATCAACGATCGTGTTCGATTGCATTGGATGTTCAACAGCCATGATTTCTACCTCCATTTCTCAGCATTACAACAGATTTCCCAATGGACCGAGATCGATATTCAGATCCTCTGCTGTCAGTCCGAAAACATCTTTCAATTCTTCCATCTTCTCTTCCAGATTCATTAAGGCGACACCCAGATCTTCAATTTGCTGATCAGTCAGGTTGCCTCCTTCCACGCGCCGAATGGCGTGGCGTTCTACAATTTGCCGCAGCAGTTCAATGACAGTCATAACCAGCTGGGCAAGTCCATCTTCTGCATTGTCAGGATCGAGATTAATCCGTCCACTTGTCTGGTTGGCCGGTTGCATGGACAAGCTCCCTCCTTTGTTCATCGAAAATATCGGATCTGACATCTTTTCGTTCTTGTCCATATGTCTGGACAAGTGTTTCAACTGACGAAATCAGCACCCTTAAATCCAGATAAACCAAGTCAATGTCTGCGATCGATATGATCAAGTCACCTTTAATCGCCACCCCTTTATCGAGGATGACGTCGAGAATATCGATCAATCCCACTTCTTTATTTTCAACGGTTTCTCTTAATGTCGGCATCCAATCAGCTCCCTTGCTTTAAGAAAAACTCGAAAAGTGATAAGCAGGCCATGGCCCGGTGGCTTGAATTTGATAACCTGCTTTCTCCATATCCTGTTCTTCGTCTTGGATCGTTTCCAGAAAGGTACTTACTTGATGTTCCGGAACGAGGTAAACACTGTTCCAGCACATCGTCTGCTCCAGTCCGGTCACATCTTTACCCAGATTCTTTTTGATAGCGGAATCCCGGGCTGAGCCGCTGAATTTCTCATGAGCAAGCTGGCATCGCTGCTCCTGTTCCTTCTCCACCTCCGTCTCGAGCAGCTTGTCAATCTTCTTCTTCTCAAAAAATTGCCGTCCAGGAGAAAGGGTTGCGATTTCTTGTTTCTTTTCTTCAATAACAGGACTGTTTTGGCTCACGCGCTCTTTCAGCTGTTCTTCATCACAATATATTTTAACGGTCCATTCTTCATGGTCCTTAACCAATTCGAATGAGGCCCGGATATGATCTTGCTGAGGTTCTATTGATGCTTTTAAACTGTCTGCATGATTGTAGATCGTACAGAACTTAAGCGGGATAATCGTATACGTTTCGTTGAGTTGTGTGAGTACCTGATGATGGTGATAGGCTTTATCCTGCAGCCAAGGCATGTCGTTACTCACTTTTTCTTTAATGGCCTCCTCAGTGTATTCCTCCCCTTCCAAATCACTGACGATTGCCGTTACCTCATCCATTGACAGGGTATATAGCTCATGTTGGCCATCAAAACCTTTCACTTCAGGGAGGGGGGTTAATTCGAG
This sequence is a window from Lentibacillus sp. JNUCC-1. Protein-coding genes within it:
- a CDS encoding gas vesicle protein K, giving the protein MQPANQTSGRINLDPDNAEDGLAQLVMTVIELLRQIVERHAIRRVEGGNLTDQQIEDLGVALMNLEEKMEELKDVFGLTAEDLNIDLGPLGNLL
- the gvpJ gene encoding gas vesicle protein; amino-acid sequence: MAVEHPMQSNTIVDVLEKVLDKGVVIAGDIRVGIADVELITIKIRLIVASVDKAKEIGMDWWENDPYLSSQANQNAYNSLENENKELRERLQALEEKQEVTNNRLNLSEDN
- a CDS encoding gas vesicle protein; the encoded protein is MPTLRETVENKEVGLIDILDVILDKGVAIKGDLIISIADIDLVYLDLRVLISSVETLVQTYGQERKDVRSDIFDEQRRELVHATGQPDKWTD
- the gvpT gene encoding GvpT/GvpP family gas vesicle accessory protein yields the protein MSDESKERTNSSAFKRAVVGGAVGVAAGYLSSSENRKKIAEAATKEAVKEKGSQLSDKAKETMSSFKESSKDKSSQAFQKVKTSASNLFSSENGNAENEDEELVVEDTEYDDLKEEHDELRTRLDNLEGKMDQLLDAALNNQEDAQEDEASETEKEDDSKQDNSQKNGSKKAKTSAKNSSKQSGKQASGSKKQTSSSKKQNNSSDEADTAVTSDDDTSSD
- a CDS encoding GvpL/GvpF family gas vesicle protein → MNKIYLYALIPTYELELTPLPEVKGFDGQHELYTLSMDEVTAIVSDLEGEEYTEEAIKEKVSNDMPWLQDKAYHHHQVLTQLNETYTIIPLKFCTIYNHADSLKASIEPQQDHIRASFELVKDHEEWTVKIYCDEEQLKERVSQNSPVIEEKKQEIATLSPGRQFFEKKKIDKLLETEVEKEQEQRCQLAHEKFSGSARDSAIKKNLGKDVTGLEQTMCWNSVYLVPEHQVSTFLETIQDEEQDMEKAGYQIQATGPWPAYHFSSFS